In a genomic window of Magnolia sinica isolate HGM2019 chromosome 14, MsV1, whole genome shotgun sequence:
- the LOC131225715 gene encoding autophagy-related protein 18g-like isoform X2 encodes MRKGKGSGKSSNISNGLLPNSLKIISSCLKTVSTDARSAGATVAASIAAAGDHPKDQVIWAGFDKLELGPSAFRHVLLLGYSNGFQVIDVEDASNVCELVSKRDGQVTFLQMLPIPSKSEAHEGFRSLHPLLLVVAGDEANSSGGLHGGHLSGQIRENISESHQGIYVSTPSTVRFYSLRSDGYVHVLRFRSAIYMIRCSPRIIAVALASQIYCFDAATFENKFSVLTYPMPQGGQGVVGVNIGYGPMAVGPRWLAYASNNPLFSNTGRLSPQNLTPSPGMNPSTSPSSGSFVARCAMESSKQLAAGIINLGDIGYRTLSKYCQELLPDGSNSPSSSNSSWKVGKVESAVHPNETDNAGMVVVKDFVSKAIISQFRAHTSPISALCFDPSGTLLVTASVHGHNINVFRIMPSRVENRSSTMQDNWSSSHVHLYRLYRGLTTAVIQDICFSHHSQWVAIVSSRGTCHIFVLSQFGGDVGLQTQSFHTDAPVLPILSKSWWSTPSYMINQLPHPPPPPITLSVVSRIKYGSSAWLNTVTNVVASATGKIFVPSCAVAAAFHDSIHHNLQPVRSKANSLEQLLVYSSSGHVIQHELVPSLEVESWDSTARSGPGSSMPAQYEELRVNAEPVQWWDVCRRSNWPEREESLSSITFDRQETGEIVMETSDYEDNDTKYSKSFNNSVVGKNMMKTSDRSHWYLSNAEVRISSGRIPIWQNTKVCFYMMISSKANERKPGNDYSGGEIKIEKVPVHEVEIRQKDLLPVFEHHQSIQPDWNGRGLIRGRYMIASTSDTHQTKDKFMKGTVVGHSKSASVEVVESLDIGSTKTTEKVLRLDQTSLVGPYVPNGFQPMERPILHGSVQTSSVLGHLANKIDGERTGRSMSASHQLNTSTRTPSINSSDQDCTTFLFEQSNKGDGSVENEPTSPGNSSLSVGRPLSLKKVVANEALKASSSNHSASSSNNYTVVMGRVGSHNSPDFAKYFHEGYCKVTELDDCCELNDVVTDVDSSISHCKREKPKEDRDHDDVFGGLFVVCGED; translated from the exons GTAATATGGGCTGGCTTTGACAAGCTGGAGCTTGGTCCATCAGCCTTCAGACACGTCCTTTTACTGGGTTACTCCAATGGATTTCAAGTCATTGATGTTGAGGATGCCTCCAATGTCTGCGAACTGGTTTCAAAGCGCGATGGCCAAGTTACATTCTTACAGATGCTGCCAATTCCGTCGAAATCAGAGGCTCATGAGGGATTTAGATCGTTGCATCCCTTACTGCTGGTTGTTGCAGGTGATGAAGCGAACAGCTCTGGTGGGCTTCATGGTGGCCATTTGAGTGGTCAGATTAGGGAAAATATCAGTGAATCTCACCAGGGAATTTATGTTTCTACTCCCTCAACTGTTCGGTTTTACTCACTAAGATCTGACGGTTATGTGCATGTTCTGAGGTTCCGATCTGCTATATACATGATCCGATGCAGTCCTCGGATAATCGCTGTGGCTCTTGCGTCACAA ATCTACTGCTTTGATGCTGCCACTTTCGAGAATAAATTCAGTGTGCTGACTTATCCCATGCCCCAGGGAGGACAAGGGGTAGTTGGTGTCAACATTGGGTATGGCCCGATGGCTGTGGGTCCAAGGTGGTTAGCTTATGCGTCAAACAACCCTCTCTTTTCAAACACGGGCCGCCTTAGCCCCCAAAATCTTACACCCTCTCCAGGTATGAATCCGTCTACTTCCCCCAGCAGTGGGAGCTTTGTGGCTCGTTGCGCCATGGAGTCCAGCAAGCAGTTAGCTGCTGGAATAATCAATCTGGGTGACATCGGATACAGAACCTTGTCTAAGTACTGTCAGGAGCTTTTACCTGATGGATCTAACTCTCCCTCATCTTCAAACTCAAGCTGGAAAGTTGGTAAAGTTGAATCAGCAGTCCATCCAAATGAAACAGATAATGCAGGAATG GTTGTTGTAAAGGATTTTGTTTCAAAGGCCATTATTTCACAATTTAGAGCCCATACCAGTCCAATATCCGCACTATGTTTTGATCCGAGTGGGACCCTTTTGGTTACTGCCTCTGTACATGGACACAATATAAATGTGTTTCGTATTATGCCATCCCGTGTAGAGAACCGTTCAAGCACCATGCAGGATAATTGGAGTTCATCTCATGTGCATCTATACAGGCTATATCGAGGGCTAACAACAGCT GTCATACAGGACATCTGTTTTAGTCATCATAGTCAGTGGGTCGCTATTGTTTCATCGAGGGGAACATGCCACATTTTTGTGCTCTCGCAATTCGGTGGTGACGTCGGGCTCCAGACACAAAGCTTTCATACTGATGCTCCAGTCCTACCTATTCTATCAAAGTCATGGTGGTCAACTCCATCTTACATGATAAACCAGCTACCTCATCCGCCTCCACCGCCTATAACACTTTCCGTAGTGAGCAGAATAAAATATGGTAGTTCCGCATGGCTAAATACAGTTACCAATGTTGTTGCTTCTGCGACTGGAAAGATATTTGTGCCATCCtgtgctgttgctgctgctttcCATGATTCCATTCATCACAATCTCCAGCCAGTTCGATCAAAGGCCAACTCGTTGGAGCAATTGCTGGTTTACTCGTCATCTGGTCATGTAATTCAGCATGAACTTGTACCATCATTGGAGGTTGAGTCATGGGACAGCACTGCAAGAAGTGGCCCAGGTTCCTCCATGCCAGCTCAATATGAAGAGTTGCGGGTGAATGCTGAACCTGTTCAATGGTGGGATGTTTGCCGAAGATCAAACTGGCCAGAAAGAGAGGAAAGTCTTTCAAGCATTACCTTTGATAGACAAGAAACTGGAGAGATAGTCATGGAAACTTCTGATTATGAAGATAATGATACAAAATACTCGAAATCATTTAACAATAGTGTTGTGGGAAAAAATATGATGAAAACCAGTGATAGATCCCATTGGTACCTTTCCAATGCTGAGGTGCGGATAAGCTCGGGGAGGATACCAATATGGCAGAACACCAAG GTTTGCTTCTATATGATGATTTCTTCAAAGGCTAATGAGAGGAAGCCTGGGAATGATTATTCTGGTGGAGAGATCAAAATTGAAAAGGTCCCAGTTCATGAGGTTGAAATAAGGCAGAAGGATCTATTGCCTGTTTTTGAGCATCATCAAAGCATTCAACCAGATTGGAACGGCAG GGGCCTTATTAGAGGAAGATATATGATTGCTTCAACTTCAGATACTCACCAAACTAAAGACAAATTCATGAAGGGGACGGTTGTTGGTCATTCTAAATCTGCATCAGTGGAAGTGGTGGAAAGCTTAGATATTG GGTCAACAAAGACAACTGAGAAGGTGCTTCGGTTGGATCAAACAAGTTTGGTGGGCCCTTATGTACCTAATGGGTTTCAGCCAATGGAGAGGCCGATTCTGCACGGATCTGTACAGACCTCGTCTGTACTGGGCCATCTTGCGAACAAGATAGATGGTGAAAGAACAGGACGTTCAATGTCTGCATCACACCAATTGAATACATCCACTAGGACACCGAGCATAAACTCCTCTGACCAAGATTGcacaacttttctttttgaacaaTCTAACAAGGGTGATGGTAGTGTTGAAAATGAGCCAACCTCTCCTGGGAATAGCTCACTCTCTGTTGGAAGACCCCTCTCTTTGAAGAAAGTCGTTGCTAATGAAGCCTTGAAGGCATCTAGTTCTAACCACTCTGCCTCAAGTTCAAACAATTATACAGTGGTGATGGGGCGAGTGGGTTCGCATAATTCACCAGATTTTGCAAAATATTTCCACGAAGGCTATTGTAAAGTAACAGAGCTCGATGATTGCTGTGAGTTAAATGATGTCGTCACTGATGTGGACAGCAGCATCAGCCACTGCAAGAGAGAGAAACCCAAGGAAGATAGGGACCATGATGACGTGTTTGGAGGCCTATTTGTTGTCTGCGGAGAAG ATTGA
- the LOC131225715 gene encoding autophagy-related protein 18g-like isoform X3: MLPIPSKSEAHEGFRSLHPLLLVVAGDEANSSGGLHGGHLSGQIRENISESHQGIYVSTPSTVRFYSLRSDGYVHVLRFRSAIYMIRCSPRIIAVALASQIYCFDAATFENKFSVLTYPMPQGGQGVVGVNIGYGPMAVGPRWLAYASNNPLFSNTGRLSPQNLTPSPGMNPSTSPSSGSFVARCAMESSKQLAAGIINLGDIGYRTLSKYCQELLPDGSNSPSSSNSSWKVGKVESAVHPNETDNAGMVVVKDFVSKAIISQFRAHTSPISALCFDPSGTLLVTASVHGHNINVFRIMPSRVENRSSTMQDNWSSSHVHLYRLYRGLTTAVIQDICFSHHSQWVAIVSSRGTCHIFVLSQFGGDVGLQTQSFHTDAPVLPILSKSWWSTPSYMINQLPHPPPPPITLSVVSRIKYGSSAWLNTVTNVVASATGKIFVPSCAVAAAFHDSIHHNLQPVRSKANSLEQLLVYSSSGHVIQHELVPSLEVESWDSTARSGPGSSMPAQYEELRVNAEPVQWWDVCRRSNWPEREESLSSITFDRQETGEIVMETSDYEDNDTKYSKSFNNSVVGKNMMKTSDRSHWYLSNAEVRISSGRIPIWQNTKVCFYMMISSKANERKPGNDYSGGEIKIEKVPVHEVEIRQKDLLPVFEHHQSIQPDWNGRGLIRGRYMIASTSDTHQTKDKFMKGTVVGHSKSASVEVVESLDIGSTKTTEKVLRLDQTSLVGPYVPNGFQPMERPILHGSVQTSSVLGHLANKIDGERTGRSMSASHQLNTSTRTPSINSSDQDCTTFLFEQSNKGDGSVENEPTSPGNSSLSVGRPLSLKKVVANEALKASSSNHSASSSNNYTVVMGRVGSHNSPDFAKYFHEGYCKVTELDDCCELNDVVTDVDSSISHCKREKPKEDRDHDDVFGGLFVVCGEAD, translated from the exons ATGCTGCCAATTCCGTCGAAATCAGAGGCTCATGAGGGATTTAGATCGTTGCATCCCTTACTGCTGGTTGTTGCAGGTGATGAAGCGAACAGCTCTGGTGGGCTTCATGGTGGCCATTTGAGTGGTCAGATTAGGGAAAATATCAGTGAATCTCACCAGGGAATTTATGTTTCTACTCCCTCAACTGTTCGGTTTTACTCACTAAGATCTGACGGTTATGTGCATGTTCTGAGGTTCCGATCTGCTATATACATGATCCGATGCAGTCCTCGGATAATCGCTGTGGCTCTTGCGTCACAA ATCTACTGCTTTGATGCTGCCACTTTCGAGAATAAATTCAGTGTGCTGACTTATCCCATGCCCCAGGGAGGACAAGGGGTAGTTGGTGTCAACATTGGGTATGGCCCGATGGCTGTGGGTCCAAGGTGGTTAGCTTATGCGTCAAACAACCCTCTCTTTTCAAACACGGGCCGCCTTAGCCCCCAAAATCTTACACCCTCTCCAGGTATGAATCCGTCTACTTCCCCCAGCAGTGGGAGCTTTGTGGCTCGTTGCGCCATGGAGTCCAGCAAGCAGTTAGCTGCTGGAATAATCAATCTGGGTGACATCGGATACAGAACCTTGTCTAAGTACTGTCAGGAGCTTTTACCTGATGGATCTAACTCTCCCTCATCTTCAAACTCAAGCTGGAAAGTTGGTAAAGTTGAATCAGCAGTCCATCCAAATGAAACAGATAATGCAGGAATG GTTGTTGTAAAGGATTTTGTTTCAAAGGCCATTATTTCACAATTTAGAGCCCATACCAGTCCAATATCCGCACTATGTTTTGATCCGAGTGGGACCCTTTTGGTTACTGCCTCTGTACATGGACACAATATAAATGTGTTTCGTATTATGCCATCCCGTGTAGAGAACCGTTCAAGCACCATGCAGGATAATTGGAGTTCATCTCATGTGCATCTATACAGGCTATATCGAGGGCTAACAACAGCT GTCATACAGGACATCTGTTTTAGTCATCATAGTCAGTGGGTCGCTATTGTTTCATCGAGGGGAACATGCCACATTTTTGTGCTCTCGCAATTCGGTGGTGACGTCGGGCTCCAGACACAAAGCTTTCATACTGATGCTCCAGTCCTACCTATTCTATCAAAGTCATGGTGGTCAACTCCATCTTACATGATAAACCAGCTACCTCATCCGCCTCCACCGCCTATAACACTTTCCGTAGTGAGCAGAATAAAATATGGTAGTTCCGCATGGCTAAATACAGTTACCAATGTTGTTGCTTCTGCGACTGGAAAGATATTTGTGCCATCCtgtgctgttgctgctgctttcCATGATTCCATTCATCACAATCTCCAGCCAGTTCGATCAAAGGCCAACTCGTTGGAGCAATTGCTGGTTTACTCGTCATCTGGTCATGTAATTCAGCATGAACTTGTACCATCATTGGAGGTTGAGTCATGGGACAGCACTGCAAGAAGTGGCCCAGGTTCCTCCATGCCAGCTCAATATGAAGAGTTGCGGGTGAATGCTGAACCTGTTCAATGGTGGGATGTTTGCCGAAGATCAAACTGGCCAGAAAGAGAGGAAAGTCTTTCAAGCATTACCTTTGATAGACAAGAAACTGGAGAGATAGTCATGGAAACTTCTGATTATGAAGATAATGATACAAAATACTCGAAATCATTTAACAATAGTGTTGTGGGAAAAAATATGATGAAAACCAGTGATAGATCCCATTGGTACCTTTCCAATGCTGAGGTGCGGATAAGCTCGGGGAGGATACCAATATGGCAGAACACCAAG GTTTGCTTCTATATGATGATTTCTTCAAAGGCTAATGAGAGGAAGCCTGGGAATGATTATTCTGGTGGAGAGATCAAAATTGAAAAGGTCCCAGTTCATGAGGTTGAAATAAGGCAGAAGGATCTATTGCCTGTTTTTGAGCATCATCAAAGCATTCAACCAGATTGGAACGGCAG GGGCCTTATTAGAGGAAGATATATGATTGCTTCAACTTCAGATACTCACCAAACTAAAGACAAATTCATGAAGGGGACGGTTGTTGGTCATTCTAAATCTGCATCAGTGGAAGTGGTGGAAAGCTTAGATATTG GGTCAACAAAGACAACTGAGAAGGTGCTTCGGTTGGATCAAACAAGTTTGGTGGGCCCTTATGTACCTAATGGGTTTCAGCCAATGGAGAGGCCGATTCTGCACGGATCTGTACAGACCTCGTCTGTACTGGGCCATCTTGCGAACAAGATAGATGGTGAAAGAACAGGACGTTCAATGTCTGCATCACACCAATTGAATACATCCACTAGGACACCGAGCATAAACTCCTCTGACCAAGATTGcacaacttttctttttgaacaaTCTAACAAGGGTGATGGTAGTGTTGAAAATGAGCCAACCTCTCCTGGGAATAGCTCACTCTCTGTTGGAAGACCCCTCTCTTTGAAGAAAGTCGTTGCTAATGAAGCCTTGAAGGCATCTAGTTCTAACCACTCTGCCTCAAGTTCAAACAATTATACAGTGGTGATGGGGCGAGTGGGTTCGCATAATTCACCAGATTTTGCAAAATATTTCCACGAAGGCTATTGTAAAGTAACAGAGCTCGATGATTGCTGTGAGTTAAATGATGTCGTCACTGATGTGGACAGCAGCATCAGCCACTGCAAGAGAGAGAAACCCAAGGAAGATAGGGACCATGATGACGTGTTTGGAGGCCTATTTGTTGTCTGCGGAGAAG CAGATTGA
- the LOC131225715 gene encoding autophagy-related protein 18g-like isoform X1, which translates to MRKGKGSGKSSNISNGLLPNSLKIISSCLKTVSTDARSAGATVAASIAAAGDHPKDQVIWAGFDKLELGPSAFRHVLLLGYSNGFQVIDVEDASNVCELVSKRDGQVTFLQMLPIPSKSEAHEGFRSLHPLLLVVAGDEANSSGGLHGGHLSGQIRENISESHQGIYVSTPSTVRFYSLRSDGYVHVLRFRSAIYMIRCSPRIIAVALASQIYCFDAATFENKFSVLTYPMPQGGQGVVGVNIGYGPMAVGPRWLAYASNNPLFSNTGRLSPQNLTPSPGMNPSTSPSSGSFVARCAMESSKQLAAGIINLGDIGYRTLSKYCQELLPDGSNSPSSSNSSWKVGKVESAVHPNETDNAGMVVVKDFVSKAIISQFRAHTSPISALCFDPSGTLLVTASVHGHNINVFRIMPSRVENRSSTMQDNWSSSHVHLYRLYRGLTTAVIQDICFSHHSQWVAIVSSRGTCHIFVLSQFGGDVGLQTQSFHTDAPVLPILSKSWWSTPSYMINQLPHPPPPPITLSVVSRIKYGSSAWLNTVTNVVASATGKIFVPSCAVAAAFHDSIHHNLQPVRSKANSLEQLLVYSSSGHVIQHELVPSLEVESWDSTARSGPGSSMPAQYEELRVNAEPVQWWDVCRRSNWPEREESLSSITFDRQETGEIVMETSDYEDNDTKYSKSFNNSVVGKNMMKTSDRSHWYLSNAEVRISSGRIPIWQNTKVCFYMMISSKANERKPGNDYSGGEIKIEKVPVHEVEIRQKDLLPVFEHHQSIQPDWNGRGLIRGRYMIASTSDTHQTKDKFMKGTVVGHSKSASVEVVESLDIGSTKTTEKVLRLDQTSLVGPYVPNGFQPMERPILHGSVQTSSVLGHLANKIDGERTGRSMSASHQLNTSTRTPSINSSDQDCTTFLFEQSNKGDGSVENEPTSPGNSSLSVGRPLSLKKVVANEALKASSSNHSASSSNNYTVVMGRVGSHNSPDFAKYFHEGYCKVTELDDCCELNDVVTDVDSSISHCKREKPKEDRDHDDVFGGLFVVCGEAD; encoded by the exons GTAATATGGGCTGGCTTTGACAAGCTGGAGCTTGGTCCATCAGCCTTCAGACACGTCCTTTTACTGGGTTACTCCAATGGATTTCAAGTCATTGATGTTGAGGATGCCTCCAATGTCTGCGAACTGGTTTCAAAGCGCGATGGCCAAGTTACATTCTTACAGATGCTGCCAATTCCGTCGAAATCAGAGGCTCATGAGGGATTTAGATCGTTGCATCCCTTACTGCTGGTTGTTGCAGGTGATGAAGCGAACAGCTCTGGTGGGCTTCATGGTGGCCATTTGAGTGGTCAGATTAGGGAAAATATCAGTGAATCTCACCAGGGAATTTATGTTTCTACTCCCTCAACTGTTCGGTTTTACTCACTAAGATCTGACGGTTATGTGCATGTTCTGAGGTTCCGATCTGCTATATACATGATCCGATGCAGTCCTCGGATAATCGCTGTGGCTCTTGCGTCACAA ATCTACTGCTTTGATGCTGCCACTTTCGAGAATAAATTCAGTGTGCTGACTTATCCCATGCCCCAGGGAGGACAAGGGGTAGTTGGTGTCAACATTGGGTATGGCCCGATGGCTGTGGGTCCAAGGTGGTTAGCTTATGCGTCAAACAACCCTCTCTTTTCAAACACGGGCCGCCTTAGCCCCCAAAATCTTACACCCTCTCCAGGTATGAATCCGTCTACTTCCCCCAGCAGTGGGAGCTTTGTGGCTCGTTGCGCCATGGAGTCCAGCAAGCAGTTAGCTGCTGGAATAATCAATCTGGGTGACATCGGATACAGAACCTTGTCTAAGTACTGTCAGGAGCTTTTACCTGATGGATCTAACTCTCCCTCATCTTCAAACTCAAGCTGGAAAGTTGGTAAAGTTGAATCAGCAGTCCATCCAAATGAAACAGATAATGCAGGAATG GTTGTTGTAAAGGATTTTGTTTCAAAGGCCATTATTTCACAATTTAGAGCCCATACCAGTCCAATATCCGCACTATGTTTTGATCCGAGTGGGACCCTTTTGGTTACTGCCTCTGTACATGGACACAATATAAATGTGTTTCGTATTATGCCATCCCGTGTAGAGAACCGTTCAAGCACCATGCAGGATAATTGGAGTTCATCTCATGTGCATCTATACAGGCTATATCGAGGGCTAACAACAGCT GTCATACAGGACATCTGTTTTAGTCATCATAGTCAGTGGGTCGCTATTGTTTCATCGAGGGGAACATGCCACATTTTTGTGCTCTCGCAATTCGGTGGTGACGTCGGGCTCCAGACACAAAGCTTTCATACTGATGCTCCAGTCCTACCTATTCTATCAAAGTCATGGTGGTCAACTCCATCTTACATGATAAACCAGCTACCTCATCCGCCTCCACCGCCTATAACACTTTCCGTAGTGAGCAGAATAAAATATGGTAGTTCCGCATGGCTAAATACAGTTACCAATGTTGTTGCTTCTGCGACTGGAAAGATATTTGTGCCATCCtgtgctgttgctgctgctttcCATGATTCCATTCATCACAATCTCCAGCCAGTTCGATCAAAGGCCAACTCGTTGGAGCAATTGCTGGTTTACTCGTCATCTGGTCATGTAATTCAGCATGAACTTGTACCATCATTGGAGGTTGAGTCATGGGACAGCACTGCAAGAAGTGGCCCAGGTTCCTCCATGCCAGCTCAATATGAAGAGTTGCGGGTGAATGCTGAACCTGTTCAATGGTGGGATGTTTGCCGAAGATCAAACTGGCCAGAAAGAGAGGAAAGTCTTTCAAGCATTACCTTTGATAGACAAGAAACTGGAGAGATAGTCATGGAAACTTCTGATTATGAAGATAATGATACAAAATACTCGAAATCATTTAACAATAGTGTTGTGGGAAAAAATATGATGAAAACCAGTGATAGATCCCATTGGTACCTTTCCAATGCTGAGGTGCGGATAAGCTCGGGGAGGATACCAATATGGCAGAACACCAAG GTTTGCTTCTATATGATGATTTCTTCAAAGGCTAATGAGAGGAAGCCTGGGAATGATTATTCTGGTGGAGAGATCAAAATTGAAAAGGTCCCAGTTCATGAGGTTGAAATAAGGCAGAAGGATCTATTGCCTGTTTTTGAGCATCATCAAAGCATTCAACCAGATTGGAACGGCAG GGGCCTTATTAGAGGAAGATATATGATTGCTTCAACTTCAGATACTCACCAAACTAAAGACAAATTCATGAAGGGGACGGTTGTTGGTCATTCTAAATCTGCATCAGTGGAAGTGGTGGAAAGCTTAGATATTG GGTCAACAAAGACAACTGAGAAGGTGCTTCGGTTGGATCAAACAAGTTTGGTGGGCCCTTATGTACCTAATGGGTTTCAGCCAATGGAGAGGCCGATTCTGCACGGATCTGTACAGACCTCGTCTGTACTGGGCCATCTTGCGAACAAGATAGATGGTGAAAGAACAGGACGTTCAATGTCTGCATCACACCAATTGAATACATCCACTAGGACACCGAGCATAAACTCCTCTGACCAAGATTGcacaacttttctttttgaacaaTCTAACAAGGGTGATGGTAGTGTTGAAAATGAGCCAACCTCTCCTGGGAATAGCTCACTCTCTGTTGGAAGACCCCTCTCTTTGAAGAAAGTCGTTGCTAATGAAGCCTTGAAGGCATCTAGTTCTAACCACTCTGCCTCAAGTTCAAACAATTATACAGTGGTGATGGGGCGAGTGGGTTCGCATAATTCACCAGATTTTGCAAAATATTTCCACGAAGGCTATTGTAAAGTAACAGAGCTCGATGATTGCTGTGAGTTAAATGATGTCGTCACTGATGTGGACAGCAGCATCAGCCACTGCAAGAGAGAGAAACCCAAGGAAGATAGGGACCATGATGACGTGTTTGGAGGCCTATTTGTTGTCTGCGGAGAAG CAGATTGA